In the genome of Haemophilus pittmaniae, one region contains:
- a CDS encoding NADP-dependent malic enzyme, translating into MSDQLRQAALDFHEFPIPGKIEVTPTKSLATQRDLALAYSPGVAEPCLEIEKDPLNSYKYTARGNLVAVISNGTAVLGLGNIGALAGKPVMEGKGVLFKKFAGINVFDIEVNEHDPDKLVDIIASLEPTFGGVNLEDIKAPECFYIERKLRERMNIPVFHDDQHGTAIISAAAVINALRIVDKKIEDVRLVASGAGAASIACLNLLVSLGMKRENIVICDSKGVVYKERGDRMDQTKLDYAIEDNGWRKLADAIPNADVFLGCSAAGALTQDMVKSMAAHPIILALANPNPEITPPEAKAVRPDAIVCTGRSDYPNQVNNVLCFPFIFRGALDVGATAINEEMKRAAVYAIADLALEEQSDVVTSAYGGEGAIFGPEYIIPRPFDPRLIVRIAPAVAKAAMDSGVATRPIENWDNYTEKLTQFVYKTSLVMRPIFNQAKESKQRIIIAEGEEVNALHATHEVILMGLAKPILIGRQSVVEEKIKKLGLRMQPGVDFELIDNENNPRYEECWKHYYQLTKRKGITEAIAKRVVRSNTTVLASTLVNLGYADGLICGLFGSYGKHLASITDIIGLKPGVKAAAALNSLVLPSGNVFLTDTHVNTDPNAEELTEITLMAAEEVRRFGLEPAVALLSHSNYGSSNALGASKMREVLQLVNERKPELMIDGEMRGDLAMNEAHRREIMPESPLKGSANLLVFPNLSAARISYSLLRGTTTAITVGPILMGMNKSAHILNPSASVRRIINMIAYAAVKAQEQ; encoded by the coding sequence ATGAGCGATCAACTACGCCAAGCCGCATTGGATTTCCATGAGTTTCCAATTCCGGGAAAAATTGAAGTCACCCCAACTAAATCCCTCGCTACCCAACGCGATCTTGCGTTAGCTTATTCTCCAGGTGTTGCCGAACCCTGCTTAGAGATCGAAAAAGATCCGCTAAATTCCTATAAATACACAGCCCGTGGTAATTTAGTCGCGGTGATTTCTAATGGTACCGCTGTGTTGGGGTTGGGGAATATTGGCGCCTTGGCCGGAAAACCTGTAATGGAAGGTAAAGGCGTATTATTTAAAAAATTTGCCGGCATTAACGTTTTTGATATTGAAGTGAATGAGCATGATCCGGATAAATTAGTGGATATTATCGCTTCCTTAGAACCGACCTTTGGTGGTGTGAACCTTGAGGATATTAAAGCACCGGAATGTTTTTATATTGAACGTAAATTACGCGAGCGCATGAATATTCCTGTTTTCCATGATGACCAACATGGTACTGCGATCATTAGTGCTGCAGCGGTAATTAATGCGTTACGTATTGTGGATAAAAAAATTGAAGATGTGCGTTTGGTTGCATCTGGTGCCGGGGCTGCTTCTATTGCTTGCTTAAATTTATTGGTAAGCCTTGGCATGAAACGGGAAAATATTGTGATTTGCGACTCTAAAGGCGTTGTTTATAAAGAGCGCGGTGATCGTATGGACCAAACCAAATTGGATTATGCGATTGAAGACAATGGCTGGCGTAAATTGGCCGATGCTATTCCGAATGCCGATGTATTTTTAGGCTGTTCTGCTGCCGGAGCCTTAACTCAAGATATGGTTAAATCCATGGCTGCACATCCGATTATTTTAGCGTTGGCAAATCCAAATCCGGAAATTACTCCACCAGAAGCTAAGGCTGTTCGTCCTGATGCGATTGTTTGTACCGGCCGTTCCGATTATCCGAACCAAGTGAATAATGTGCTTTGTTTCCCATTTATTTTCCGTGGAGCATTAGATGTTGGCGCGACAGCCATTAATGAAGAAATGAAACGTGCCGCGGTATATGCCATTGCGGATCTTGCATTGGAAGAACAAAGCGATGTAGTGACTTCCGCTTATGGCGGTGAAGGTGCGATTTTTGGTCCGGAATATATCATTCCTCGTCCATTTGATCCGCGCTTAATCGTACGCATTGCACCAGCGGTAGCGAAAGCGGCAATGGACTCCGGTGTGGCTACCCGTCCAATTGAAAATTGGGATAATTACACCGAAAAATTAACCCAATTCGTTTATAAAACCAGTTTGGTTATGCGCCCAATTTTCAATCAGGCGAAAGAATCCAAACAACGCATTATTATTGCTGAAGGGGAAGAGGTAAATGCATTACATGCAACTCACGAAGTGATTTTAATGGGATTAGCTAAACCAATTTTGATTGGCCGTCAGAGTGTTGTCGAAGAAAAAATCAAAAAATTAGGTTTGCGTATGCAACCGGGTGTGGATTTTGAATTAATCGATAATGAAAATAACCCACGCTATGAAGAATGCTGGAAGCATTATTATCAACTAACTAAACGTAAAGGAATTACCGAAGCCATCGCCAAACGGGTGGTACGTTCCAATACAACAGTATTGGCATCCACTTTAGTGAATCTGGGCTATGCTGATGGTTTGATTTGTGGTTTATTTGGTTCCTACGGTAAACATTTGGCCTCCATTACCGATATCATTGGTTTGAAACCAGGCGTAAAAGCAGCAGCTGCCTTAAACAGTTTGGTTCTACCAAGTGGTAACGTGTTCTTAACCGATACGCACGTAAATACTGATCCGAATGCCGAGGAATTGACTGAAATTACGCTAATGGCAGCGGAGGAAGTACGTCGTTTCGGTCTAGAACCGGCGGTAGCCTTGCTATCCCATTCAAATTACGGTTCTTCCAACGCATTAGGCGCGTCAAAAATGCGAGAAGTATTGCAATTGGTGAATGAGCGTAAACCGGAATTAATGATTGATGGTGAAATGCGTGGTGATCTTGCGATGAATGAAGCGCATCGCCGGGAAATCATGCCTGAAAGTCCATTGAAAGGTTCGGCTAACTTATTGGTATTCCCAAATTTAAGTGCGGCGCGTATTAGTTATAGCTTATTGCGTGGTACGACTACGGCAATTACCGTAGGGCCAATCTTAATGGGCATGAATAAGTCTGCGCATATTTTAAATCCAAGTGCTTCTGTTCGACGCATTATTAATATGATTGCTTATGCAGCAGTAAAAGCACAAGAACAATAA
- the ytfE gene encoding iron-sulfur cluster repair protein YtfE has product MSFANQQLGTIAVHVPGATALFRELEIDFCCGGARTLSAAAEAKNLDLAQIEARLTELANNQPTENDQDSDVYWLNAPYAEMTDFIIKRYHDVHRAQLPELIELAETVERVHAERAECPQGLAAELRAIFEELSNHTMKEERILFPMINAGNYAMAQMPIRVMEMEHEQMGDQLEVLKKLTNHFVPPADACNTWQALYRGIAQFTDDLVMHTHRENNILFPRVLAEIR; this is encoded by the coding sequence ATGTCTTTTGCCAATCAACAACTCGGCACTATTGCTGTGCATGTTCCCGGCGCAACTGCCCTATTTCGCGAATTAGAAATTGATTTTTGCTGTGGTGGCGCACGCACACTCAGTGCTGCGGCGGAAGCCAAAAATTTGGACTTAGCACAGATTGAAGCCCGTTTAACGGAATTGGCCAACAATCAGCCGACAGAAAACGATCAAGATTCCGATGTTTACTGGCTGAACGCACCTTATGCGGAAATGACCGATTTTATTATCAAACGTTATCATGATGTGCATCGCGCTCAGTTACCTGAACTGATTGAATTAGCTGAAACGGTAGAACGCGTACATGCCGAACGCGCTGAATGTCCGCAGGGTCTTGCCGCTGAATTACGCGCTATTTTCGAAGAACTCAGCAATCACACGATGAAAGAAGAGCGTATTTTATTCCCAATGATCAACGCCGGTAACTATGCGATGGCACAAATGCCGATTCGTGTGATGGAAATGGAACATGAACAAATGGGTGATCAACTGGAAGTGTTGAAAAAACTCACCAATCACTTTGTTCCACCGGCAGATGCTTGTAATACCTGGCAGGCGCTCTATCGTGGTATCGCGCAATTTACCGATGATCTGGTCATGCATACCCACCGTGAAAACAATATTTTATTCCCAAGAGTGTTAGCAGAGATTCGTTAA
- the oppB gene encoding oligopeptide ABC transporter permease OppB — translation MLKFIFKRLLEALPTLFILITFSFFLMRLAPGSPFTSERAYPPEVMANIEAKYHLNEPLHKQYFLYLENLSKGDFGPSFKYKDQSVNDLIASAFPVSLKLGMIAFAFAVVLGVTAGTLAALNQNSRWDYILMSFSMLGVIMPSFVFAPVLVLIFAIYLGWLPAGGWNGGAAMYIVLPVASLTIAYVAGIARIMRGSMIEVLHSNFIRTAKAKGLSTSRIILKHALRPALLPVITYLGPAFVGIITGSMVIESVFGLPGMGLLFVNGALNRDYSLVLSLTILVGTLTILFNAIVDILYAIIDPKIRY, via the coding sequence ATGCTCAAATTTATTTTTAAACGGCTGTTGGAAGCCTTACCGACGCTGTTTATTTTGATTACTTTTTCCTTCTTTCTGATGCGCCTCGCCCCTGGCAGTCCGTTCACCTCGGAACGTGCTTACCCGCCAGAAGTTATGGCAAATATCGAGGCTAAATACCATTTAAATGAACCATTACATAAACAATATTTTCTTTATTTGGAAAATCTCTCCAAAGGCGATTTTGGTCCCTCTTTTAAATATAAAGATCAATCGGTCAACGACTTAATTGCCTCCGCTTTTCCTGTTTCCTTAAAATTAGGTATGATCGCTTTCGCCTTTGCCGTGGTCTTGGGCGTAACCGCCGGTACCCTTGCCGCACTCAACCAAAATAGTCGTTGGGATTATATTTTGATGAGTTTCTCTATGCTCGGGGTCATTATGCCAAGCTTTGTCTTTGCCCCGGTTTTAGTGCTGATTTTCGCTATTTATTTAGGCTGGTTGCCGGCCGGTGGTTGGAACGGTGGCGCGGCCATGTATATTGTGTTACCGGTGGCTTCGTTGACTATCGCGTATGTCGCGGGAATTGCGCGGATTATGCGAGGATCCATGATTGAGGTACTGCACTCCAACTTTATTCGTACCGCCAAAGCTAAAGGACTTTCAACCTCAAGAATCATTTTAAAACATGCTTTGCGCCCTGCTCTTTTACCTGTGATTACCTATTTAGGGCCTGCTTTTGTGGGGATTATTACCGGCTCAATGGTAATCGAAAGCGTATTTGGTTTACCTGGCATGGGGTTATTATTTGTAAACGGTGCATTAAACCGTGATTACTCTTTGGTGTTAAGTCTCACCATTTTAGTGGGCACATTGACCATTTTATTTAATGCGATTGTGGACATTCTATACGCCATTATCGATCCAAAAATTCGTTATTAA
- a CDS encoding DUF1919 domain-containing protein, producing the protein MLLFTKFRSAINKLQRLAINKQLKQRLTNHNMSVISANCVGAFILHDLNEPFNSPFVNLYLTPRDFIRYLQNMPHYQRQPLKFIETDKRYPVALLDDLEIHFMHYSNPQEAEQKWQQRNQRIDPNNLFIMMTDKDAGRGASYEELQAFDRLPFKNKVVFTHKPYPELASACYIKGFEDAKEVGDLFTYPGWNGHKYYDQFDYVDWFNHP; encoded by the coding sequence ATGCTGTTATTTACGAAATTTCGAAGTGCGATTAATAAACTCCAACGTTTGGCAATCAACAAACAACTCAAACAACGGCTCACCAATCACAATATGTCTGTTATCTCGGCCAACTGCGTTGGAGCTTTTATCCTGCATGATTTAAATGAGCCCTTTAACTCCCCTTTCGTCAATCTCTACCTGACACCCCGCGATTTTATCCGTTATCTGCAAAATATGCCCCATTATCAACGACAGCCATTAAAATTTATCGAAACGGACAAACGCTATCCTGTCGCCCTATTGGATGACTTAGAAATTCACTTTATGCATTACTCCAATCCCCAAGAAGCCGAGCAGAAATGGCAACAGCGTAATCAACGCATTGATCCGAATAATCTTTTTATCATGATGACTGATAAGGATGCCGGACGAGGAGCCAGCTATGAAGAATTACAGGCTTTTGATCGTCTACCGTTTAAAAATAAAGTGGTATTTACCCACAAACCTTACCCAGAACTAGCCAGCGCTTGTTATATCAAGGGATTTGAAGATGCCAAAGAAGTCGGTGATTTATTTACCTATCCCGGCTGGAACGGACATAAATACTATGATCAATTCGATTATGTTGACTGGTTTAACCATCCTTAA
- a CDS encoding LTA synthase family protein — protein MKKTRSPFFPIGIFILINLFVFSLSRLGLSLWQAERVTAVNGWGQLFLQGLRMDIVALCYLFGVPALFTLLFHTNRLWLCILRCWLTIGSVFILFMELATPAFIETYDFRPNRLFIEYLIYPQEVFSMLVNGHLSAVIITLLITLFAIWSYWRLSAWAVSDLRPMRWRWRPVAALLVAVIAFVGARSSLQHRGVNPAMVAFSSDSLVNSLVLNSGYSVLYAVQQFKDEEISSEAYGKMPVDEMLATIKTTRGRPDSDYISSKYPTLTRNIATFQGKPKNIVIILEESLGAQFIGSLGGKPLSPEFDQLAQQGWLFDNLYATGTRSVRGIEAVTAGFTPTPARAVVKLNNSQNGFFTIAELLAKQGYHTSFIYGGEKHFDNMAGFFYGNGFQTIIDQADYQNPQFTATWGVSDEDLFDKANEMFSQWQAQGTPFFSLVFSSSNHDPFEFPSGKIDLYEQPQTTRNNSAKYADYAIGHFFKLAKQSNYWADTIFLIIADHDSRVAGASLMPIKHFHIPGLILGEGITPRRDNRLVSQIDMAPTLLSLAGVSGDYPMIGFDLTQNVNPNRALMQFDQTQAMMDGKHQVVIQIPNRPAQGYFYDQQKDTLTPSEVPEAMKKQALAYALLGSYLYKNRLYRGAEAQ, from the coding sequence ATGAAAAAGACCCGATCTCCTTTTTTTCCGATTGGGATTTTTATCCTGATTAATTTATTTGTTTTCAGTTTATCCCGGTTGGGACTTTCATTATGGCAGGCAGAACGGGTAACCGCCGTAAATGGTTGGGGGCAATTATTTTTGCAAGGGTTACGCATGGATATTGTTGCCCTATGCTATTTATTTGGTGTGCCGGCATTATTTACGCTGTTATTTCACACAAATCGTCTGTGGTTATGCATTTTACGTTGTTGGCTAACGATTGGTTCGGTCTTTATTCTTTTTATGGAATTGGCTACGCCAGCGTTTATTGAAACCTATGATTTCCGTCCAAATCGGCTTTTTATTGAGTATTTAATTTATCCCCAAGAAGTTTTTTCTATGCTAGTGAACGGCCATTTAAGTGCCGTGATTATCACATTATTAATTACCTTATTCGCCATTTGGAGCTACTGGCGACTAAGCGCTTGGGCGGTATCCGATTTACGCCCGATGCGCTGGCGTTGGCGCCCTGTTGCCGCGTTATTGGTGGCGGTAATTGCTTTTGTTGGAGCCCGTTCCAGTTTGCAACATCGCGGGGTGAATCCGGCGATGGTAGCATTTTCTTCAGATAGCCTAGTTAATTCGTTAGTATTAAATTCCGGTTATTCGGTGTTATATGCGGTGCAGCAATTTAAGGATGAGGAAATTTCCTCTGAGGCTTATGGCAAAATGCCGGTTGATGAAATGCTAGCGACCATAAAGACAACACGTGGTCGTCCGGATAGCGATTATATTTCCTCAAAATATCCAACGCTTACCCGTAATATTGCAACGTTCCAAGGCAAGCCAAAAAATATTGTAATTATTTTGGAGGAAAGCCTGGGGGCTCAATTTATTGGTAGCCTTGGTGGTAAGCCACTCTCACCGGAATTTGACCAATTAGCCCAACAGGGATGGCTGTTTGATAATTTGTATGCCACCGGTACCCGCTCAGTACGTGGTATTGAAGCAGTGACTGCAGGTTTTACCCCAACTCCAGCACGAGCTGTGGTGAAGTTAAATAACAGTCAAAATGGCTTCTTTACGATAGCTGAACTTTTAGCTAAACAGGGATATCACACCTCGTTTATCTATGGCGGTGAAAAACACTTCGACAATATGGCCGGCTTTTTTTACGGTAACGGCTTTCAAACCATTATCGATCAGGCTGATTATCAGAATCCGCAATTTACTGCTACCTGGGGGGTGAGTGATGAGGATTTATTTGATAAAGCCAACGAAATGTTTAGCCAATGGCAAGCGCAAGGGACACCGTTTTTTAGTTTGGTTTTCAGTTCTAGCAATCATGATCCTTTTGAATTTCCTTCTGGAAAAATCGATCTTTATGAACAACCACAAACAACTCGCAATAACAGTGCTAAGTATGCCGATTATGCGATTGGACATTTTTTCAAATTGGCTAAACAATCCAATTATTGGGCGGATACGATTTTCTTAATTATTGCCGACCATGATTCACGGGTGGCTGGTGCCAGTTTGATGCCGATTAAACATTTCCATATTCCGGGGCTAATCTTGGGAGAAGGGATTACACCACGCCGCGACAATCGGTTAGTCAGTCAAATTGATATGGCACCGACCTTACTTTCCTTAGCTGGTGTGAGTGGCGATTACCCGATGATAGGCTTTGATTTAACCCAAAATGTGAATCCGAACCGTGCATTGATGCAGTTTGACCAAACCCAAGCGATGATGGATGGAAAGCATCAAGTTGTTATTCAAATTCCAAATCGACCGGCACAGGGATATTTCTATGATCAGCAAAAAGATACTTTAACACCATCAGAAGTGCCGGAGGCGATGAAGAAACAGGCGTTGGCTTATGCGCTATTAGGTAGCTATTTGTATAAGAATCGCTTATATCGGGGGGCTGAAGCCCAATAG
- a CDS encoding ABC transporter substrate-binding protein, producing the protein MQHKLLLSALTLALSYSVQAVVVPEGTQLDEKQHIVINNGAEPQSFDPQKTEGVPESQVAYQLFEGLVTTDSDGKLLPGVAESWENTPDFKTWTFHLRKDAKWSNGEPVTAHDFVFAWRRLVDPATAAPYASFLSYLQVENAQDIIDGKKKPADLGVEAKDDYTFVIHATNPVPYAVSLTTHQSLLPLPQKVVEKFGDAWVKKENIVGNGAYKLTNHVINEKIEFERNPLYWNDKETVINGATFLAIENPSTDVARYRAGDLDITSYALPPEQFAKLQKELPGEVFTTRTLATYSYELNNKKAPFDNVNVRKALNLSLDRNVITDKVLGQGQTPTYVFTPTYIEEGQLIQQPAYSKEPMAQRNEEAIKLLEEAGYSKANPLKFSILYNTNENHKKVAIAAASMWKANTKGLVDVKLENQEWKTYIDSRRAGRYDVARAGWNADYNQATTFGNYFLSNSSNNTAKYANPEYDKAIAESYAATDAEGRAKAYAKAEEILAKDYGIVPIFNYVNPRLVKPYVKGYTGKDPQDQIYLRNLYIIKH; encoded by the coding sequence ATGCAACACAAATTACTTCTTTCAGCGCTTACCCTCGCCCTTTCCTACTCCGTGCAAGCGGTCGTCGTGCCAGAGGGAACGCAACTGGACGAAAAACAACATATCGTGATCAATAACGGGGCGGAACCACAAAGTTTTGACCCACAAAAAACCGAAGGCGTACCGGAATCACAAGTGGCCTACCAATTATTCGAAGGCTTAGTCACTACCGATTCAGACGGTAAACTTCTACCGGGTGTTGCTGAAAGTTGGGAAAACACACCGGACTTCAAAACCTGGACATTCCATTTACGTAAAGATGCCAAATGGTCCAATGGCGAACCGGTCACAGCTCATGATTTTGTGTTTGCTTGGCGCCGTTTGGTGGATCCGGCTACAGCCGCACCTTACGCAAGCTTTTTGAGCTATTTGCAGGTTGAAAATGCCCAAGACATTATTGATGGCAAGAAAAAACCAGCCGACTTAGGTGTTGAAGCGAAGGATGATTATACCTTTGTTATCCATGCGACAAATCCGGTGCCTTATGCAGTTAGTCTAACCACCCACCAATCCCTATTACCATTGCCGCAAAAAGTAGTCGAAAAATTCGGTGATGCTTGGGTGAAAAAAGAAAATATCGTGGGTAACGGTGCTTATAAGCTCACCAACCATGTGATTAATGAAAAAATCGAATTTGAACGTAATCCACTCTATTGGAACGATAAAGAAACCGTAATCAATGGTGCGACTTTCCTGGCTATTGAAAACCCAAGTACCGATGTAGCACGTTATCGTGCCGGCGATTTAGATATCACTAGTTATGCTTTACCACCGGAACAATTCGCTAAATTACAAAAAGAGTTACCTGGTGAAGTATTCACAACACGAACTCTTGCGACCTATTCTTACGAGTTAAACAATAAGAAAGCGCCTTTTGATAACGTGAATGTTCGTAAAGCCTTGAACTTATCCCTTGATCGTAATGTGATCACCGATAAAGTTTTAGGCCAAGGTCAAACACCAACTTATGTGTTTACGCCAACCTACATCGAAGAAGGTCAGCTCATTCAACAACCTGCTTATTCAAAAGAACCAATGGCACAACGTAATGAAGAAGCTATTAAACTCTTAGAGGAAGCTGGTTACAGCAAAGCGAATCCATTAAAATTCAGCATTCTTTACAACACCAACGAAAACCACAAGAAAGTCGCCATCGCTGCAGCTTCTATGTGGAAAGCCAATACTAAAGGCTTAGTGGATGTAAAATTAGAAAACCAAGAATGGAAAACCTATATCGATAGTCGTCGTGCCGGTCGTTACGATGTTGCTCGTGCAGGATGGAATGCGGACTACAACCAAGCAACCACATTTGGTAACTATTTCTTATCTAATTCCAGCAATAACACCGCGAAATATGCGAATCCGGAATATGATAAAGCAATAGCCGAATCCTACGCTGCAACCGATGCTGAAGGGCGTGCAAAAGCCTATGCGAAAGCCGAAGAAATTCTTGCAAAAGATTACGGTATCGTACCAATCTTTAACTATGTCAATCCGCGTTTAGTGAAACCTTATGTAAAAGGCTACACTGGCAAAGATCCGCAAGATCAAATCTACTTACGCAATCTTTATATTATTAAACATTAA
- a CDS encoding Bcr/CflA family multidrug efflux MFS transporter — protein MNNGKPTFIFILALSILSMLPPLGVDMYIPAFLSIAKDFSVSPEEVQHTLTAFAYGMATGQLFWGPFGDSFGRKPIILLGVIIGALTALLLTDISSLGNFIALRFIQGFFGAAPVVLAGALLRDLFSKDQLSKVMSTITLVFMIAPLLAPIIGGYIVKYFHWSMIFYAIGTMGLLAALLVWRIVPETHQEENRIPLRLNIIARNFISLWKQKEVLGYMFAASFGFGGLFAFITAGSIVYIGIYHIQVDHFGYFFMLNIAIMTGATYLNRLLVLKLGAENMLRLGLSVQFIAAIVLVLTALFDWGFWPMAIGIAFFVGQNPLISSNATASILEKFPLLAGTANSMVGSVRFAVGAITGSCVAAMKMDSAAPMLFTMAVCSLIAVSSYYWLIVRPKK, from the coding sequence ATGAATAACGGCAAACCTACCTTTATTTTTATCCTCGCCCTAAGCATCCTATCGATGCTACCGCCCTTGGGCGTGGATATGTACATTCCCGCATTTCTGAGTATCGCTAAAGATTTTTCGGTAAGCCCAGAAGAAGTTCAACATACCCTCACAGCATTCGCTTACGGGATGGCTACCGGACAATTGTTTTGGGGACCATTTGGTGACAGTTTCGGGCGCAAACCTATTATTTTGCTTGGTGTGATTATCGGAGCCTTAACCGCATTGTTATTAACCGATATCAGTAGTCTCGGCAATTTTATTGCATTGCGTTTTATCCAAGGTTTTTTCGGTGCTGCACCCGTCGTATTAGCCGGAGCATTACTGCGTGACCTATTTAGTAAAGATCAGCTTTCTAAGGTCATGTCTACCATCACTCTAGTTTTTATGATCGCACCATTACTAGCTCCAATTATTGGGGGGTATATCGTCAAATATTTCCATTGGTCGATGATTTTTTACGCTATCGGTACTATGGGATTACTGGCCGCACTATTGGTTTGGCGCATCGTGCCGGAAACCCATCAAGAAGAAAATCGCATTCCTCTACGCCTCAATATCATCGCACGTAATTTCATCAGCCTCTGGAAACAAAAAGAAGTGCTTGGTTACATGTTTGCTGCCTCCTTTGGTTTCGGCGGACTATTTGCCTTTATTACAGCTGGCTCTATCGTGTACATCGGGATTTATCACATTCAGGTTGATCACTTCGGTTACTTTTTTATGCTAAATATTGCCATTATGACCGGTGCAACCTATCTTAATCGACTTCTTGTATTGAAACTCGGTGCAGAGAACATGCTGCGTTTAGGGTTGAGCGTACAATTTATCGCAGCGATTGTATTAGTACTCACCGCCCTATTTGACTGGGGCTTTTGGCCAATGGCTATCGGTATCGCCTTTTTCGTTGGACAAAATCCGTTAATTTCCTCCAATGCCACAGCATCAATCTTAGAAAAATTCCCACTACTTGCAGGGACTGCCAATTCGATGGTTGGTAGCGTACGATTTGCAGTCGGCGCAATCACCGGTTCTTGCGTGGCGGCAATGAAAATGGACAGCGCGGCGCCAATGTTGTTTACCATGGCGGTTTGCTCGCTAATAGCCGTCAGCAGCTATTATTGGCTGATTGTCCGTCCGAAAAAATGA
- the rsuA gene encoding 16S rRNA pseudouridine(516) synthase RsuA, with the protein MRLDKFIAENTELTRSQATKALRSGLISVNGTIQKSGATQVTEPDQIMFDDELLPWVEENLYFMFHKPVDVVCDHDDANYPSVYQFFAPPYAQKLHTAGRLDADTTGLVLLTNDGQWSHRITSPKHHCEKTYLVTLADPVESYYQQRCLEGILLRGEKQPTKPAKLEVLDDYNVNLTLSEGRYHQVKRMFAALGNKVVGLHRWKIGNLVLDEELAEGEYRPLSPQEIEDLVHE; encoded by the coding sequence GTGAGACTGGACAAATTTATTGCAGAAAATACCGAACTCACTCGCTCTCAAGCCACTAAAGCATTACGTAGCGGTTTGATTAGCGTCAACGGCACTATTCAAAAAAGTGGCGCTACCCAGGTCACAGAGCCCGATCAAATTATGTTTGATGACGAACTTTTACCTTGGGTGGAAGAAAATCTCTATTTCATGTTTCATAAACCGGTCGATGTAGTTTGTGATCATGATGATGCTAACTATCCTTCTGTTTACCAATTCTTTGCACCGCCTTACGCACAAAAACTGCACACCGCCGGTCGTCTGGATGCAGATACAACAGGCTTAGTCTTACTCACTAATGACGGTCAATGGTCACATCGTATTACCTCACCCAAACACCATTGTGAAAAAACTTATTTAGTTACCTTGGCCGATCCCGTAGAAAGTTATTATCAGCAGCGCTGCCTGGAAGGTATTTTGCTGCGTGGTGAAAAACAACCAACAAAGCCCGCAAAATTAGAAGTCTTAGACGATTACAACGTAAATCTCACCCTGAGTGAAGGTCGATACCATCAAGTAAAGCGCATGTTTGCGGCCCTTGGCAATAAGGTCGTTGGACTACATCGTTGGAAAATCGGTAATTTAGTGCTGGACGAAGAGCTCGCCGAGGGTGAATACCGCCCATTAAGCCCACAAGAAATTGAAGATCTCGTGCATGAATAA